The Paenibacillus sp. genomic sequence CTTCGCATCAAATTGTTGATCGTCACGTTATCGCTTCTAATTATCCCTACCGGAGCGCTAGGTCTTATTTCCTACCGAGAAACGACGGATGAAACGAACCGCATGGTAGAGGAAGGTTTGCGAAACGACGTACGGTTTATGCTGGAAGTGATCGAACGGCAACAGCGATTCGTCGAATCCGGCACCCTCCCGAAAGAGCTCGCCCAAGAGGAAATCAAAGACATGCTGCTCGGCCCGAAGCTGACGGACGGCACTCGCCCGATCAACGACCGAATCGATTTGGGCGAACACGGGTATATGTTCGTGCTCTCGGAGGACGGAACGGCGCTTGCTCACCCGGCCGCGGAAGGGCAATCGCTGTGGGACAGCCGCTCGCCGGACGGCTCCTACTTTATCCAGGACATGATCGCCAAGGCTTCGAACGGCGGAGGGGTTACGAGATATTCGTGGCCGCTGCCGGGCGAAGAAGGGATGGCCGAGAAGCTGACCTATGCGGAGCGGGATCCGAATTGGGGCTGGATCGTCGCGGCCGGCTCCTATACCCAAGATTTCAACCAAGGGCAGCGCAACATTCAGCGCGCCATCCTCGTTACGCTGTGCGTCGCGATCGCATCAGGCGCGCTCGTTTCGTTCGCGTTCGCCGTCTACTTGACCCGGCCCATCAACCGGGTGTCCGATCTGCTTCGTCTCGTGGCGCGGGGCGAGCTGAACGCCGAGCCCGTGCGCGTGCGGCGGAACGACGAAACCGGGCGGCTCGCCGAAGACGCCAACGCGATGCTGCAGCAGCTGCGCGGGCTCGTCCGCGAGGTCGCCGACGGCTCCGGCGCGGTCCTTGCCGCGTCGCACCAGCTCGCTTCGTCCGCGGAGCAGACGTCGCAGGCGACTCGCGGCGTCGCTGCCGCGGTCCTGGACATCGCGGAAGGCGCCGACGCCCAGTCGACGGCCGCGGCGGAGAGCGCCCGCGCCATGGAGGAAGTGACGCACGGCATTCAGCGCATCGCGGATATTATGGGCGTCGCGTACGAATCGTCCGCCCGAACGGCGGAGAACGCCGCGTCGGGCGGGGAAACCGTCGAGCTGGCCGTGCGGCAGATCGGCAAGGCGGTGGATACCGTACGCGAGCTGAGCGGCACGATTCACGGCTTGAAGAGCCGGTCGGAGCGAATCGAATCGATTTTGCAGCTGATCGCCGACATCGCCAAGCAGACGAATTTGCTCTCGCTCAACGCCTCCATCGAAGCCGCCCGCGCCGGGGAGCACGGACGCGGATTCGGCGTCGTCGCCGGCGAGATCAAGAAGCTGGCCGACCAATCGAGCCGATCGGCCGAAGACATTCGCGCCGTCGTCGAGCAGATTCGCAGCGACATCCGCTTCTGCGCCGAGTCGATGGAGCACAGCGAACGGGAGGTGTCGGAAGGCGCAACGCTCGTGTACCGGACCGGCGACGCGTTCCGCTCGATCGACGCCGCCGCGAAGCTCGTGTTGGAGCAGGTCGAGGAAGCGACCGCCGCGTCCGAGCAAATGTCGGCCGGCGCGGAAGAAGTCGCCGCGTCGCTGCAGGATATCGCGGGTTTGTCGTCCCGGGCCGCGAGCGCGACCGAGGAAGTGTCCGCCTCCGCCGAGGAGCAGCTCGCAGTTACGGAATCGGTGGAGCAATCGGCCCGCGGGCTGTCCGATTTGTCCGCTCGGCTGAAAGACGCGGCCTCCCGTTTCCGGCTGTCATAAATGTAAAGCGGCCTCGTCCGCGGTGAATCGAATCGCCGCGGACGAGGCCGTCGTCGTTGCCGGCGGCGCCGTCAGGAGCCGCGGTCCATCCTCTCGCGGAGCTCGCGGCGCGCCGCCTCGGTTTCCGCGTCGCCCGCGTCCGCCTCGCCGTACCGGACCCGGTAGTACAGCGCGAGCAGGGCCGGCGGCAGTCCGGGGGCGGCGCGCCGCTTCCCCCGCCCTTCGCCGACGGCTTCCGCCCACTCCCGCAAGTCCGCCGCCGTCTCGGCCGGCGTTAATTCGCGCCGAGGCGCATATCCGCTCTCGACGGCCGAACGGAGCCAGCTCCGGTACAGGAAGCGGACGCGGTCGCGGTTCGACGCCAATTCCTCCCACCGCTCCTCGCGCCGACGCGCGATCAACCGGGCGAACCGCGACGTCCGCCACCGCTGCAAAGCCGTATCCCACGAAAATACGACCGTCTCCTCATCCGTGTAACCCGCAGGCTCCGGCTCGCGCGCCGAGCGGCCCAAGAAGGCGGCAAGCCGCTTGAGCCATTCCTTCGCGAGCGGACCGAAGTGGCGGTACAGCCACAGCCCCGCCGCCGCAACCAGCGCGATCAGCGCCAGCGCGGCGACGGCGTACGCGAGCGCGTTCCATACGGCGGCGAGCGGCCCCGGCTCCTCCGCCCCGCCCGGGAGCTGCGGCGCCGCGGCCGGCGGGGGCGGCTCCTGCGCCGGCGGCGCAGCCGGAGCGCCGTCCGGCAGCAGGCCGAACAGCCCTCGCAGCGCCGCGTACAGCAGCCGGCCGAACGCGTTGCCGAACGCCGCCGTCAGCAGCGCCGCCGCGAGCAGCACCGCGCCCACGATCAGCGCGTTATGCCGGCGCAGCGCGCCCGGCACCGCGGGCTTCGCCTTCGGCGACAGGGCGGCGTCCCGCAGGAAGGCGCCGTTCGCGGCGAACAGCGCCACGGCGAGCGCGAGCAGACCGCCCGCGGTCAGCAGCGGCACCGTCTCCTCTAGCGCGCCGAGCCGCGGGAACGCGACCGCGGCGGCGAAATAGAGCGCGAGGCCGATGAAGTGCCGCTTGACCGCGCCCATTCGGTCGCCGGTCGTTGCGCCCTGCAGCGCGGCGAAGCCGCCCGCCGCCGCCCACGCGGCCGCCGCGGCGGGACCGTCCGCGAGCGCGTACGCAGCCGCGGCCCCGGCGGCCGCGGCCGCGAGAAGCCGCTGCCACACGCGCCGCCAGCGGAAGCCGACCGCCGCCCCGGCGAACGACAGCGCCGGCAGCGCGGCCGCCTGAGCGGCGCCGAGGCTCGCCAGCCAGGCGTGCAGGGCGAGCCCGACGGGCAGCAGCATCAGCAGCTCCGCCAGCCATCCGGCGGCGTACCGCGCCAATAGCCTGTTATTAAGCATCGCCTTCGCCCCCTTCCGGAGGAATGACGAGCCAATCGACGCCGTTGCCGAGCCCGCGCAGCGCCTCGGCCGCCTCCGACAGCTCCGCGCCGCGATGGCACGTCACTATCAAATAATCGGTGTCGGCCGGCCCGAGCGCCGCCTCGTTCGCCAGCAGCGTATGCATCGAGACGGCGGTCTCGAGCTGCAGCCTCGCCATCGCGGTCAGCAGCGCCGCCAGCTGCGCTTCTCCGCCGCCGGGCGGCAGCCGAACCGGCGCCTTCGCTTCGCCGAACGTCCACCCGTTCGTCAGGAACCCCGTCTCGATGCCCTGCCGGATCGCGTTGGAGGCGATCGTCGCGGCGTACCGGAGCGCCCGCTCGATCCGCTCCGGCTCGGTCACCGCGTTCCACATCCGGTCGTGCGTCTCCAAGTTGACGCAAATCATCAGCCGATGATCGGCCGTATAATCCCGGCGATGCACTTGGAGCCGTCCCGCGCGGGCGGTCGCCTTCCAGTTGACGGCGCGCTGCGGGTCGCCCGGGACGTAATCGCGCACGCCGGAGACGAGGAACGGGTCCTCGACGATCCAGCGGCGCACGAGCAGGTCGCCTAGCCAGCTGTGCGACGGCAGCGGCACGTCCCGCAGCGGCACGATCTCCGGATAGACGTCGAGCGCGACGGACAGCGGGAATTGCCGGGACACGCGGACGAGGCCGAGCGGATCGCCCGCCGTCATCGTCGCCGTGTCGAGCCGGTAATAGCCACGCTTCGCGCACAGCACCCGGTGCCGGCGGACGATCTGGCGGTACGGGCGCAGACTGAACAAGCTGATATGGTTTTGGAACAGCGAGCCGCTGCGGATGTCCAAGTTCCGCTGCTCCCCGAACCGAAGCCCCTCCGCCATCATCGATTCAAGACGAATCCACGGGAGCGGCAGCGGCTTCCGGTTGACGATGCGCTCCACCATCTCGACCGTCTCCCCCGCGTAAGCGGTTTGGCGCGAGAAGCTCCGCGCATACCCGACGCCCCGCAGCGCATACCGGCGGTACACCCAAGCGAGCAGCGCGACGAGCGCGCCCGCGTTGACGAACAGCCACGCCAGCTGCATGGCTTACTCCCGATCCGCGAGCGCGGGCTCCGCCGGCACTTCGACGCGCTGCAGCGCCCGGCGCACGACGTCGGCGCCGCCGCCGTCCCGCGCGCGCGCCGCGTGCCGCGTCACGATGCGGTGCGCGAGCGCCGGCACGGCGACCGCCTTCACGTCGTCCGGCGTCGCGTAATCGCGCCCGTTCAAGGCGGCGTACGCCTGCGCCGCCCGCATCAGCGCAGAGCTGCCGCGCGGGCTGACGCCGAGCACGGCGTCCGCGTCGGCGCGCGTCGCTTCGGCGATCCGGGCGATGTACCGCAGCAGCTCCGCGCCGACGCGCACCTCGCTCACGAACCGCTGCGCGGCGACGACGTCCGCGGCGGACGCGACCGGCTCGAGCGACTCGAGCGGGTTCGCGGTCCGGAACCGCTCCAGCATCGCGACCGCCTCGTCCTCCGTCGGATAGCCGACCGGGATGCGCACGAGGAACCGGTCCAGCTGCGCCTCCGGCAGCGGGAACGTCCCTTGGTTGTCGACCGGGTTTTGCGTCGCGACGACGAGGAACGGCGATGCGAGCCGATGCGTCTCGCCGTCGATCGTCACCTGCCGCTCCTCCATGCACTCGAGCAGGCTCGACTGCGTCCGCGGCGTCGCGCGGTTGATCTCGTCCGCGAGCAAAATGTTCGTAAACAGCGGACCGGGCCGGAACTCGAACGCGCCCAGCTTTTGATTATAAAAATTGATTCCGCTTACATCCGACGGCAGCAAATCGGGCGTAAATTGTATGCGCTTAAACTCGCACCCGAGCGAACGCGCCAGCGACTTCGCCAGCAGCGTCTTCCCCGTCCCCGGCACGTCTTCGAGCAGCGCGTGCCCGTTCGCGAGCAGCGCCGCGAGCAATAGATCGATCGCCTCGCGTTTGCCGACGACGACGCGGGACACGTTGTCCCGAATCGCATCGATCGTCCGAACCAATTGTCCCAAATTCATGCCTTCACCGCTTTCTTGTTTCTCATCGCGTATTCCTGCTTCAGGTCCGCCCGCTCCGACAACCGAGCATACGCCTCCGACTCCATCGGGTAAATCGCGATTCGACCGTTTTCGTCGTAATGGACGCCCCAGCCGTATTTTTTCGGCAGCATCGACGCTCGCATGCAGGGATGGCTCTTCGCGAGCAGCTCCGACCGCACGGACGCCCGCCGCGCCTCGTCGAGGGCATCAAGGGCGAGCTTATGACGGATATGCGTTTCGACGATCAGCTCGTCCAAATCGTATGTATACGGATGCTTGGACAATATGTCGAATTGCACTTCGGGCAGCGTCTTGCCCGGCCCCTTCGAGACGGGAACGATGCCCCGCTCCGCCGGGCAGTCCTGCGACACTCTTACGAACGTGTTGACGATGGTCGTCATGCCGGCCTCCCTCCGTTTAACATTAATAGCCTACTTCCACGGACGCCACGACGACGTAGGCGAGGTCGTTCGCGTCATCCTTGTCCGGCAGCACGATGCCGCTCGACGTCAGCATGCCGCCGTCCACGACGTCGAACGAGACGTCGCCGTACGGCAGCTCCGCGCGCACCGTCTCCAGATCGAGCTTGTCGCGGTCGGCCGGCACGGCGAGGCGCACGTGCACCTTCATGTTGTCGAGACTGCCGCCGGGCAGCACCGAACGGATGCCGGGCATCGAATTGTGGTGAATCGCGTTCTGGACCGCGCGCACGGCCGCTTTCGTCACGTTCTGGCCGTGCAGGTCGACGCCCATGCCGATTTCGATGAACATTACTTTTTCCATCTTCGCTTCAATCCTCCTTCGGATCCAGCTGTACCGCCGCTTGCTTGCCGTTCAGCTGAATGCCCGTCTTTTTCGAACCGTAGGGCGCGAGCTCTCGAATTAACGATTCGAGCAGCGCCTTCGCCCGATCGCCTTCCTTGGCGCCGGACAGCTTCACGACGAGCAGCGCGGCGTCGCCGCCTTTCAGGATGCGTTCCGCCTGCGTTTTCTTGACGTCGTAGTCGTGCTCCTCGATGTTCGGCGTCAGCCGAATTTCCTTCACCTTCGGCGCCCGCGCCTTCCGCTTCGCTTGATTCGCTTCGTCGCGCGCCCGCCCCGCTCGGACGAGCCTGCACGGCGGCGGACTGCGCAGCAGCGACTCGCACACGAGGTCGACCTTAAGCTTTCGCGCCAACGCGAGCGCCTCTTCGGTAGGGACGATGCCGAGCGGCTCGCCGTCCGCCCCCGTCAGCTCGACCTCGGACGCTTTGATTTGTTCGTTCTTGATCATGGTGCGCAACTCCCGTCGGATGAACTATAATAGATGGACAACAAACGAAGGGGCCTTGATGCATGAATCATAAAGACATGGAAGAGCGGATCGTCCGCCAATATCAAGACGACGAGCGCATGATGATTCTCGTCTTCGCGCAGTGGTGCGTCAACCGCGGACTCGACCCCCAAGCGCTGTACGAAGAGGCGTATCCGAAGCAGGGCGCGAACCCGGCGCTGCTGGCGGCGCTCGAACTGACCGTGCCGAAAGAAGAAGCCGGCGACATCGCCGACGACACCGTCCTGAACGCGCTGTCGCTGTTCGGCAACGACGATTTGGCGGCGGTCGTCGCGGAGACGATCCGACGCCGGAAATAACGCTTCTTCCAATATACCATATCGTGGAAAAGGATGCCCGCCGTTGATTGCCGGCGTACAACATTTCGAAGCGAGGTCGATTTCGATGAAATTCAGCGAATTTCCGTATGCAAGGCCCGACATGGACGCGTTCAAGCGCGAGATCGAGACGCTCCTCGACCGGTTCCGCGGAGCCCAGACGTTCGAAGCCGCATCCGACGCGATCGCGGCGATCAACGCCGCCCGCACCGAGCTGTCCTCCCTGCTCGCGATCGCCCGCATCCGTCACACGATCGACACGACGGATTCCTTTTATAAGGAAGAGCAGCGGTTTATCGACGAGCAGTCGCCGGTGTACCAAGGGCTCGTCACGGAATATT encodes the following:
- a CDS encoding methyl-accepting chemotaxis protein — protein: MNWGTFRLSLRIKLLIVTLSLLIIPTGALGLISYRETTDETNRMVEEGLRNDVRFMLEVIERQQRFVESGTLPKELAQEEIKDMLLGPKLTDGTRPINDRIDLGEHGYMFVLSEDGTALAHPAAEGQSLWDSRSPDGSYFIQDMIAKASNGGGVTRYSWPLPGEEGMAEKLTYAERDPNWGWIVAAGSYTQDFNQGQRNIQRAILVTLCVAIASGALVSFAFAVYLTRPINRVSDLLRLVARGELNAEPVRVRRNDETGRLAEDANAMLQQLRGLVREVADGSGAVLAASHQLASSAEQTSQATRGVAAAVLDIAEGADAQSTAAAESARAMEEVTHGIQRIADIMGVAYESSARTAENAASGGETVELAVRQIGKAVDTVRELSGTIHGLKSRSERIESILQLIADIAKQTNLLSLNASIEAARAGEHGRGFGVVAGEIKKLADQSSRSAEDIRAVVEQIRSDIRFCAESMEHSEREVSEGATLVYRTGDAFRSIDAAAKLVLEQVEEATAASEQMSAGAEEVAASLQDIAGLSSRAASATEEVSASAEEQLAVTESVEQSARGLSDLSARLKDAASRFRLS
- a CDS encoding DUF58 domain-containing protein codes for the protein MQLAWLFVNAGALVALLAWVYRRYALRGVGYARSFSRQTAYAGETVEMVERIVNRKPLPLPWIRLESMMAEGLRFGEQRNLDIRSGSLFQNHISLFSLRPYRQIVRRHRVLCAKRGYYRLDTATMTAGDPLGLVRVSRQFPLSVALDVYPEIVPLRDVPLPSHSWLGDLLVRRWIVEDPFLVSGVRDYVPGDPQRAVNWKATARAGRLQVHRRDYTADHRLMICVNLETHDRMWNAVTEPERIERALRYAATIASNAIRQGIETGFLTNGWTFGEAKAPVRLPPGGGEAQLAALLTAMARLQLETAVSMHTLLANEAALGPADTDYLIVTCHRGAELSEAAEALRGLGNGVDWLVIPPEGGEGDA
- a CDS encoding AAA family ATPase; translated protein: MNLGQLVRTIDAIRDNVSRVVVGKREAIDLLLAALLANGHALLEDVPGTGKTLLAKSLARSLGCEFKRIQFTPDLLPSDVSGINFYNQKLGAFEFRPGPLFTNILLADEINRATPRTQSSLLECMEERQVTIDGETHRLASPFLVVATQNPVDNQGTFPLPEAQLDRFLVRIPVGYPTEDEAVAMLERFRTANPLESLEPVASAADVVAAQRFVSEVRVGAELLRYIARIAEATRADADAVLGVSPRGSSALMRAAQAYAALNGRDYATPDDVKAVAVPALAHRIVTRHAARARDGGGADVVRRALQRVEVPAEPALADRE
- a CDS encoding DUF6157 family protein, producing the protein MTTIVNTFVRVSQDCPAERGIVPVSKGPGKTLPEVQFDILSKHPYTYDLDELIVETHIRHKLALDALDEARRASVRSELLAKSHPCMRASMLPKKYGWGVHYDENGRIAIYPMESEAYARLSERADLKQEYAMRNKKAVKA
- a CDS encoding Lin0512 family protein — encoded protein: MEKVMFIEIGMGVDLHGQNVTKAAVRAVQNAIHHNSMPGIRSVLPGGSLDNMKVHVRLAVPADRDKLDLETVRAELPYGDVSFDVVDGGMLTSSGIVLPDKDDANDLAYVVVASVEVGY
- the infC gene encoding translation initiation factor IF-3, which translates into the protein MIKNEQIKASEVELTGADGEPLGIVPTEEALALARKLKVDLVCESLLRSPPPCRLVRAGRARDEANQAKRKARAPKVKEIRLTPNIEEHDYDVKKTQAERILKGGDAALLVVKLSGAKEGDRAKALLESLIRELAPYGSKKTGIQLNGKQAAVQLDPKED